The following are encoded in a window of Halosimplex halophilum genomic DNA:
- a CDS encoding dihydroneopterin aldolase family protein: MDATDAQTACFEAGIKFGSLYHQFAGTPVSPASADSLARAMEEAIENQPYCESVTVDVLVDDLAAELADSTAEYTELTGRFVEVEMTIDYEGTEVRTRMDMQDGYPLMRVVDVAPDS; the protein is encoded by the coding sequence ATGGACGCCACCGACGCCCAGACGGCCTGCTTCGAGGCGGGCATCAAGTTCGGGTCGCTGTACCACCAGTTCGCCGGCACGCCGGTCAGCCCGGCGAGCGCCGACAGCCTCGCCCGCGCGATGGAGGAGGCCATCGAGAACCAGCCGTACTGCGAGTCGGTCACCGTCGACGTGCTGGTCGACGACCTGGCGGCCGAGCTGGCCGACTCGACCGCCGAGTACACGGAGCTGACCGGCCGGTTCGTCGAGGTCGAGATGACGATCGACTACGAGGGGACCGAGGTCCGGACGCGGATGGATATGCAGGACGGTTACCCGCTCATGCGCGTCGTCGACGTGGCTCCCGATTCCTGA
- a CDS encoding dCTP deaminase/dUTPase family protein, giving the protein MTDLTAFVDGIVHEPTQTEGRGLDLTVTEVYEVAEPGRVDFGGGELEAAEVEPHDRQFRNEDDDYQWWHLDAGQYLVAYNESLALPDDSVARVQTRDAVAARGAFHPTLELSELGRVPLSVGGAGLRLKENARVSTVVGVQRA; this is encoded by the coding sequence ATGACGGACCTGACGGCGTTCGTCGACGGGATCGTCCACGAGCCGACCCAGACCGAGGGACGCGGCCTCGACCTGACGGTCACGGAGGTCTACGAGGTCGCCGAGCCCGGTCGGGTGGACTTCGGCGGGGGCGAACTGGAGGCCGCCGAAGTGGAACCCCACGACCGCCAGTTCCGGAACGAGGACGACGACTACCAGTGGTGGCACCTCGACGCCGGACAGTACCTGGTCGCGTACAACGAGTCGCTGGCACTTCCCGACGACTCGGTCGCCCGGGTGCAGACGCGCGACGCCGTGGCCGCCCGCGGCGCCTTCCACCCGACGCTGGAACTGTCGGAACTCGGTCGGGTGCCGCTGTCGGTCGGCGGCGCGGGGCTCCGCCTGAAGGAGAACGCCCGCGTCTCGACGGTGGTGGGCGTCCAGCGGGCGTGA
- a CDS encoding DUF7544 domain-containing protein, with product MSLAALNDIEDAIKATKRFLTPVDRVRWFRLAVVMFFVGGAGLSFPGAPTTNFGGDADAPEPGPGAPDIAPELTPELIALIVGIAVLGVVAFLLYSVVGATMEFAFVAALRDEEVRLRRSVRRYWRRGLRLFGFRLTVWVVAIATAAATLLGVGASMGGWPPTAWNDGTILTVVILAIPVLGVGALILGILLGFTTVFVVPVMLAEDRGVLSAWRRFGGTLTDEPLEFLAYLLLSVLLGIGVSMAVGFLLVLLLIALAIPFLVVGAPLGFALAMAGGGTAAAAVVLVLVLLYGLLVFVGALLIQVPFQTFLRYYALFVLGDVEPAFDVVPDARAAVRTDGGDSDDNDTGNGTADAPADDDPGGSGPGDDGGTDGDDWNVDRGDSDGDDRR from the coding sequence ATGTCCCTCGCCGCCCTGAACGATATCGAGGACGCCATCAAGGCGACCAAGCGGTTCCTCACGCCGGTCGACCGCGTGCGGTGGTTCCGGCTCGCGGTGGTGATGTTCTTCGTCGGCGGCGCCGGCCTCTCCTTCCCAGGCGCGCCGACCACGAACTTCGGCGGCGACGCCGACGCCCCCGAACCGGGCCCCGGCGCGCCCGACATCGCGCCCGAGTTGACGCCCGAGCTGATCGCGCTGATCGTCGGGATCGCCGTCCTCGGGGTCGTCGCCTTCCTGCTGTACTCGGTGGTCGGCGCGACGATGGAGTTCGCGTTCGTCGCCGCGCTGCGCGACGAGGAGGTGCGGCTGCGCCGGTCGGTCCGGCGGTACTGGCGGCGCGGCCTCCGGCTGTTCGGCTTCCGGCTGACCGTGTGGGTCGTGGCGATCGCGACGGCCGCGGCGACACTGCTCGGTGTCGGCGCGTCGATGGGCGGGTGGCCGCCGACCGCCTGGAACGACGGGACGATCCTGACCGTCGTGATCCTCGCGATCCCGGTGCTGGGCGTCGGCGCCCTGATCCTCGGGATACTGCTCGGGTTCACGACCGTCTTCGTCGTCCCGGTGATGCTCGCGGAGGACCGGGGCGTCCTCTCGGCGTGGCGGCGCTTCGGGGGGACGCTGACCGACGAGCCCCTGGAGTTTCTCGCCTACCTCCTCCTCTCCGTTCTGCTCGGGATCGGCGTCTCGATGGCCGTGGGGTTCCTGCTCGTCCTGTTGCTGATCGCGCTCGCTATCCCGTTCCTGGTCGTCGGCGCGCCGCTCGGGTTCGCCCTCGCGATGGCCGGCGGCGGGACCGCCGCCGCGGCGGTGGTCCTGGTGCTCGTGCTCCTGTACGGCCTGCTCGTGTTCGTCGGTGCGCTGCTGATCCAGGTGCCCTTCCAGACGTTCCTGCGCTACTACGCCCTGTTCGTCCTCGGCGACGTCGAACCCGCGTTCGACGTGGTCCCCGACGCCCGCGCGGCCGTCCGGACGGACGGCGGCGACAGCGACGACAACGATACCGGGAACGGGACCGCCGACGCTCCGGCCGACGACGACCCGGGCGGCTCGGGACCCGGTGACGACGGCGGAACCGACGGCGACGACTGGAACGTCGACCGCGGAGACAGCGACGGCGACGACCGGCGGTGA
- a CDS encoding DUF5790 family protein, translating into MSQATFDDDDLFEDAASEMREDVEASLSEARAALPEADAIWEVDADNTLGVLNALRSALDVEDAEDHLVDAKKWYTMGERADAFEDADDLAEEIEAVEDLVDDVTAAHEEVSELASTVPQLRSALEEFEADEADADDETEEEADAEADADAEEAEA; encoded by the coding sequence ATGAGTCAAGCGACCTTCGACGACGACGACCTGTTCGAGGACGCGGCCAGCGAGATGCGCGAGGACGTGGAGGCGAGCCTCTCGGAGGCCCGCGCGGCGCTGCCGGAGGCCGACGCGATCTGGGAGGTCGACGCCGACAACACGCTGGGCGTGCTGAACGCGCTCCGGTCGGCGCTGGACGTGGAGGACGCCGAGGACCACCTCGTCGACGCCAAGAAGTGGTACACGATGGGCGAGCGCGCCGACGCCTTCGAGGACGCCGACGACCTCGCCGAGGAGATCGAGGCCGTCGAGGACCTGGTCGACGACGTGACCGCGGCCCACGAGGAGGTCAGCGAGCTGGCGAGTACGGTCCCGCAGCTCCGCAGCGCCCTGGAGGAGTTCGAGGCCGACGAGGCGGACGCCGACGACGAGACCGAGGAGGAAGCGGACGCCGAGGCCGACGCGGACGCCGAGGAAGCCGAGGCCTGA
- a CDS encoding creatininase family protein — protein sequence MHLSASTWPEADAVETDLAVLPVGSTEQHGPHAPLGTDALTAEAVAEAGVEAYDGEVVVAPAVPVGVAEEHRDFAGTLWVSEDTFRDYVRETVDSLAHHGWDRVVVVNGHGGNVGPLREVCGRVSRHDDAYAVPFTWFDAVDLDRDWTGDPAAPPVDLDAIGMGHGGPVETALVRAIDSDLVRDDRLDDAAAGAADGWGEWVSGTNLAYDSAEFSENGTVGDPRDGTGALGEWLRERAAERLATLLDAVARRDLSRPDRR from the coding sequence ATGCACCTCTCGGCATCGACCTGGCCCGAGGCCGACGCCGTCGAGACGGACCTGGCCGTCCTGCCGGTCGGCAGCACCGAACAGCACGGCCCCCACGCCCCGCTCGGGACGGACGCGCTGACCGCCGAGGCCGTCGCCGAGGCCGGCGTCGAGGCGTACGACGGCGAGGTCGTCGTCGCCCCCGCGGTCCCGGTCGGCGTCGCCGAGGAACACCGCGACTTCGCCGGGACGCTGTGGGTGAGCGAGGACACCTTCCGCGACTACGTCCGCGAGACGGTCGACAGTCTCGCCCACCACGGCTGGGACCGCGTCGTCGTCGTCAACGGCCACGGCGGCAACGTCGGCCCCCTGCGGGAGGTCTGCGGTCGGGTCAGCCGCCACGACGACGCCTACGCCGTCCCCTTCACCTGGTTCGACGCCGTCGACCTCGACCGCGACTGGACCGGCGACCCCGCGGCGCCGCCGGTCGATCTCGACGCGATCGGGATGGGCCACGGCGGCCCCGTCGAAACCGCGCTCGTGCGCGCGATCGACTCCGACCTCGTGCGCGACGACCGGCTCGACGACGCCGCGGCGGGCGCCGCCGACGGCTGGGGCGAGTGGGTGAGCGGCACCAACCTCGCCTACGACTCGGCGGAGTTCTCGGAGAACGGAACGGTGGGCGACCCCCGCGACGGGACCGGGGCGCTCGGGGAGTGGCTGCGCGAGCGGGCGGCCGAGCGACTGGCGACGCTGCTGGACGCGGTCGCGAGGCGGGACCTGTCGCGGCCCGACCGGCGCTGA